A region from the Clostridium beijerinckii genome encodes:
- a CDS encoding cysteine desulfurase NifS — protein MEVYFDNSSTTKPLDKIIDEVAFGMKEFYGNPSSLHNLGLKSERKIKECREALAKTINASENEIHFNGGGSEGNNLVLKGILKPGTHLITTPFEHASILNTIKRLEDGGVKVTFVKIDENGKVDLEHLKNSITKETVLVSIIHVNNEIGVIQDLKTIGEIIKEGSTRTKFHVDGVQSYSKLYIDVKKMNIDFLTVSGHKFHGPKGTGFIYIKKPSNVIPLIEGGSQEFGIRAGTQNIPGIMGLSLAANLAYENMNENYKKVFNIKKRFVEKLHNIKDIRINSLLNESFSPYILNVSFKGVKGEVLLHFLEEAGIYVSTGSACSSKEREKIGGSYVLKALGLTNDEISGGIRFSFSDDNKIEEVDYVIETLEKGLKFLRRIKK, from the coding sequence ATGGAAGTTTATTTTGATAATAGCTCAACAACAAAGCCTTTAGATAAGATTATTGATGAAGTAGCCTTTGGAATGAAAGAGTTTTATGGAAATCCATCTTCACTACATAATTTGGGATTGAAAAGCGAACGAAAGATAAAGGAATGTAGAGAAGCTTTAGCTAAGACTATAAATGCTAGTGAAAATGAAATACATTTTAATGGGGGTGGAAGTGAAGGAAATAATTTAGTTCTTAAGGGGATTTTAAAGCCAGGAACCCATCTTATTACAACACCTTTTGAACACGCATCTATTTTAAATACAATAAAGAGGTTAGAAGATGGTGGTGTTAAGGTTACATTTGTAAAAATAGATGAAAATGGTAAAGTTGATTTAGAACATTTAAAGAATTCTATAACTAAAGAAACAGTTCTTGTATCTATAATACATGTGAATAATGAAATTGGAGTAATCCAAGATTTAAAAACAATAGGAGAAATCATAAAGGAAGGTAGTACAAGAACTAAATTTCATGTAGATGGGGTTCAAAGTTATAGTAAGTTATATATAGATGTTAAGAAAATGAATATAGACTTTTTGACTGTAAGTGGGCATAAATTTCATGGACCGAAAGGAACAGGTTTTATTTATATTAAAAAGCCTAGTAATGTGATTCCTTTAATAGAGGGTGGATCACAAGAATTTGGAATAAGGGCTGGTACACAAAATATACCTGGTATAATGGGATTAAGCCTAGCAGCTAATTTAGCCTATGAAAATATGAATGAAAATTATAAAAAGGTTTTTAACATAAAAAAGAGATTCGTTGAAAAACTACATAATATAAAGGATATAAGAATTAACAGTTTATTAAATGAAAGTTTTTCTCCATATATTTTAAATGTATCATTTAAAGGAGTAAAAGGTGAGGTATTACTTCACTTCTTGGAAGAAGCAGGAATTTATGTTTCTACAGGTTCAGCTTGCTCATCTAAAGAAAGAGAAAAAATTGGTGGGAGCTATGTATTAAAAGCATTAGGACTTACAAATGATGAAATATCAGGAGGGATTAGATTTTCTTTTTCAGATGATAATAAAATAGAAGAAGTAGATTATGTAATAGAAACTTTAGAAAAAGGACTTAAATTTTTAAGGAGGATTAAAAAATAA
- a CDS encoding GTP pyrophosphokinase: protein MKKSFNIDEFLLKCPHSKKIIPKNITNINNLKEIYEDYIEYKNSYENQAEFIANILRSQQMVHLVKSRIKDPDRLIEKVIRKTEDRKSKYGDEFQFTVDNYKNEINDLIGIRVIHIFKDQWHEIHEFILKTWKVIEITANVRDGDNIEVFEDENIEVRSKASGYRSVHYLVEFYPTSQKVIAEIQVRTIFEEGYGEIDHRLRYSHDEIPEILQSNLLLFNRIVGSADEMASLINNLSKEWGKKEINYKKIIEEQEAEIVKLKKDGKDRTGDN, encoded by the coding sequence TTGAAAAAGAGTTTTAATATAGATGAATTTCTATTAAAATGTCCACACTCTAAGAAAATAATTCCTAAAAACATTACTAACATTAATAATCTTAAAGAAATTTATGAAGATTATATTGAATATAAAAATTCATATGAAAATCAAGCTGAGTTTATAGCTAATATATTGCGTTCGCAACAAATGGTACATTTGGTTAAGTCTAGAATTAAGGATCCAGATAGATTAATAGAAAAGGTTATAAGAAAAACAGAAGATAGAAAAAGTAAATATGGTGATGAATTTCAGTTTACAGTAGATAACTATAAGAATGAAATAAATGATTTGATAGGAATAAGGGTTATACATATATTTAAAGATCAATGGCACGAAATACATGAATTTATTTTAAAAACTTGGAAGGTTATTGAGATAACAGCAAATGTTAGGGATGGAGATAATATAGAGGTTTTTGAAGATGAAAATATTGAAGTAAGGTCAAAAGCTTCAGGATATCGTTCAGTACATTACTTAGTAGAATTTTATCCAACTAGCCAAAAGGTTATTGCGGAAATACAAGTTAGAACAATTTTTGAAGAAGGTTATGGTGAAATAGACCATAGACTTCGATATTCACATGATGAAATTCCTGAGATTCTACAATCTAATTTGTTATTATTCAATAGAATTGTAGGAAGCGCAGATGAAATGGCATCATTAATTAATAATCTGAGTAAGGAATGGGGAAAAAAGGAAATAAATTATAAAAAGATTATAGAAGAACAGGAAGCAGAGATAGTTAAATTAAAAAAAGATGGTAAAGATAGAACTGGAGATAACTAA